From one Lolium rigidum isolate FL_2022 chromosome 4, APGP_CSIRO_Lrig_0.1, whole genome shotgun sequence genomic stretch:
- the LOC124649350 gene encoding uncharacterized protein LOC124649350 has protein sequence MADWGPVVIATVLFVLLTPGLLFQLPGHGRVVAFGSMHTSGLAILVHAVIYFALITIFLIAIGVHIYAG, from the coding sequence ATGGCGGACTGGGGTCCGGTGGTCATCGCGACGGTGCTCTTCGTGCTGCTCACGCCGgggctgctcttccagctgccggGGCACGGCCGGGTCGTGGCCTTCGGCAGCATGCACACCAGCGGCCTCGCCATCCTCGTCCACGCCGTCATCTACTTCGCCCTCATCACCATCTTCCTCATCGCCATCGGGGTACACATCTACGCCGGATAG